A single Dunckerocampus dactyliophorus isolate RoL2022-P2 chromosome 2, RoL_Ddac_1.1, whole genome shotgun sequence DNA region contains:
- the LOC129177330 gene encoding G-protein coupled receptor 26-like, translated as MSGGKKLGLVLPLRMDTAEVFVFVLVLVIIVVSLLSNVLVLICFLYSPEIRKQAPGLFNLNLTFCNLLLTVANMPLTLAALASRAQPGGDALCQAAGFLETFLSTNSMLSMAALSIDRWVAVVFPLRYHSKMRHRDAALVLSYTWAHSMSFSMAATWLSWLGYHRLYASCTLATPRASGRTQFVVFTVLFHSFTFLLSFVVLCVTYLKVLKVARFHCRRIDVITMQTLVLLVDIHPSVRQRCLEEQRRRRQRATRKISTFIGTFMLCFAPYVITRIVELFPAVPISPHWGMVSKCLAYSKAACDPFVYSLLRHQYKKTCGDIVNRLLKRRSLNATGRRFESQGSSMPRVE; from the exons ATGAGCGGCGGGAAGAAGCTAGGGCTAGTGTTGCCGTTGAGGATGGACACTGCGGAGGTGTTTGTCTTTGTGCTGGTGCTTGTGATCATCGTGGTGTCCTTGCTATCCAACGTGCTGGTGCTTATCTGCTTCCTGTACAGTCCGGAGATCCGCAAGCAGGCTCCGGGGCTCTTCAACCTCAACCTCACCTTCTGCAACCTGTTGCTCACCGTGGCCAACATGCCGCTCACGCTGGCGGCGCTGGCCAGCCGCGCTCAGCCGGGGGGCGACGCCTTGTGCCAGGCAGCGGGCTTCCTGGAGACCTTCCTGTCCACCAACTCCATGCTGAGCATGGCGGCGCTGAGCATCGACCGCTGGGTCGCGGTGGTCTTCCCACTGCGCTACCACTCCAAGATGCGCCACAGGGACGCCGCCTTGGTGCTGAGCTACACCTGGGCGCACTCCATGTCCTTCTCCATGGCCGCCACCTGGCTCTCCTGGCTGGGATACCACCGCCTCTACGCCTCCTGCACGCTGGCCACCCCGAGGGCGAGCGGCCGGACACAGTTCGTCGTCTTCACCGTCCTCTTCCATTCCTTCACCTTCTTGCTCTCCTTCGTCGTGCTGTGTGTCACTTACCTCAAAGTGCTCAAAGTGGCCAGGTTCCACTGCAGGAGGATAGACGTCATCACCATGCAAACCTTGGTGCTGCTGGTGGATATCCATCCCAG TGTTCGCCAGCGATGCCTGGAGGAGCAGAGGCGGCGGCGCCAGAGAGCCACCAGGAAGATCAGCACCTTCATCGGCACCTTCATGCTCTGCTTTGCCCCCTATGTGATCACACG GATCGTGGAGTTGTTCCCGGCGGTGCCTATCAGCCCTCACTGGGGGATGGTGTCCAAGTGTTTGGCCTACAGCAAGGCGGCGTGCGACCCCTTTGTGTACTCGCTGCTGCGCCACCAGTACAAGAAGACGTGTGGCGACATCGTCAACCGGCTGCTCAAGCGCCGCTCTTTGAACGCCACAGGTCGCAGGTTCGAGAGCCAAGGCAGCAGCATGCCCAGAGTCGAGTGA
- the cpxm2 gene encoding inactive carboxypeptidase-like protein X2, translating into MTYQRPSLLFPLALLGLLVVLANLSRGMASDDEDYYMQELLSREQYARVQMPEKPGAPVTDVHEQPRQYPGKKTAKGKPDKSSSKKADSNKKGNQKSPNGSSEGDVQQKGYKDECPPMGLETLKIDDFQLHASTTKRYGLGAHRGRLNIQAGLYEDDLYDGAWCAGRDDPLQWLEVDARRLTKFTGVITQGRSSLWSSDWVTSYKVMVSNDSHSWVMVKNGSEDMIFRGNREKEIPVRNIFPTPLVARYIRVNPQSWFNSGSICMRVEILGCPLPDPNNYYHRRNEVITTDELDFTHHSYKEMRQLMKVVNEMCPNITRIYNIGKSHSGLKLYAIEISDNPGEHEAGEPEFRYTAGSHGNEVLGRELLLLLMQFMCVEYLSGNRRIRHLVDETRIHLLPSVNPDGYEKAFQVGSELSGWSLGRWSNDGIDIHHNFPDLNSILWEAEDKKWIPRRMANHYVTVPEWYQTQNASVAMETRALIAWMEKIPFVLGGNLQGGELVVTFPYDKTRSQGATREPTPTPDDHVFRWLAFAYASTHRLMTAANRRVCHTEDFAKEDGTINGASWHTAAGSMNDFSYLHTNCFELSMYVGCDKFPHESELPEEWENNRESLLVFMEQVHRGIKGMVKDLQGQGIANASIAVEGISHDIRTAADGDYWRLLNPGEYRVTARAEGYSMVSKKCEVGYEMGATRCDFTLGRTNLSRIREIMERFNKQAGVKTPPRPLQARRSRERRLGT; encoded by the exons ATGACATATCAGCGCCCCAGCCTCCTCTTCCCCCTGGCTCTGCTGGGACTCCTGGTCGTGCTGGCCAACCTCAGCCGTGGCATGGCCAGTGATGACGAGGACTACTACATGCAGGAGCTGCTGTCCAGGGAACAGTACGCCCGGGTCCAGATGCCCGAGAAGCCTGGGGCCCCTGTGACTGACGTGCATGAGCAGCCCAGACAGTACCCTGGGAAGAAGACAGCCAAAGGGAAGCCAG ACAAATCCTCCAGCAAAAAAGCAGACAGCAACAAGAAGGGCAACCAGAAAAGTCCAAATGGAAGCTCCGAAGGAGATGTACAGCAGAAAGGCTACAAAGATG AATGTCCTCCGATGGGACTGGAGACGCTGAAGATTGATGACTTCCAGCTCCACGCTTCAACGACCAAACGTTACGGCCTCGGAGCGCACAGAGGCCGACTCAACATTCAG GCCGGCCTCTATGAGGACGACCTCTACGACGGAGCCTGGTGCGCCGGGAGGGACGACCCGCTGCAGTGGTTGGAGGTGGATGCCAGGAGGCTGACCAAGTTCACGGGGGTCATCACACAAGGCCGCAGCTCCCTCTGGTC GAGCGACTGGGTGACCTCGTACAAGGTGATGGTGAGCAACGACAGTCACAGTTGGGTTATGGTGAAGAACGGCTCCGAGGACATG ATCTTCAGGGGTAACCGGGAAAAGGAGATCCCAGTGCGCAACATTTTCCCCACTCCTTTGGTGGCCCGCTACATCCGAGTCAACCCTCAGTCCTGGTTCAACAGTGGCAGCATTTGCATGAGGGTGGAGATCCTTGGGTGCCCCTTGCCAG ACCCAAATAATTACTACCACAGACGCAACGAGGTCATCACAACCGACGAGTTGGACTTCACGCATCACAGCTACAAAGAAATGAGGCAG CTGATGAAggtggtgaatgagatgtgccCCAACATCACTCGTATCTACAACATCGGCAAAAGCCACAGCGGCCTCAAACTGTACGCCATCGAGATTTCCGACAACCCAGGCGAGCATGAAGCAG GTGAGCCGGAATTCCGCTACACGGCCGGTTCCCACGGTAACGAGGTGCTGGGTCGAGAGCTGCTCCTCCTGCTGATGCAGTTCATGTGCGTGGAGTATCTGTCAGGCAACCGGCGCATCCGGCACCTGGTGGACGAGACCAGGATCCACCTGCTGCCGTCTGTCAACCCCGATGGGTACGAGAAAGCCTTTCAAGTG GGTTCCGAGCTCAGCGGCTGGTCTCTGGGCCGATGGAGCAACGACGGCATAGACATCCACCACAACTTCCCCGACCTCAACTCCATACTGTGGGAGGCCGAGGACAAGAAGTGGATCCCCCGCCGCATGGCCAACCACTACGTGACCGTCCCCGAGTGGTACCAGACCCAAAACGCCTCA GTTGCCATGGAGACGCGCGCTCTAATCGCCTGGATGGAGAAGATTCCCTTCGTGCTGGGCGGCAACCTCCAGGGGGGCGAGCTGGTGGTGACCTTCCCTTACGACAAGACCCGCTCACAGGGTGCAACGCGGGAGCCGACGCCCACACCGGACGACCATGTGTTCCGCTGGCTGGCCTTCGCCTACGCCTCCACCCACCGCCTCATGACTGCCGCCAACCGCCGGGTGTGCCACACGGAGGACTTCGCCAAGGAGGACGGCACCATCAACGGGGCGTCCTGGCACACAGCAGCAGGCA GCATGAACGACTTCAGCTATCTGCACACCAACTGCTTTGAGCTGTCGATGTACGTGGGCTGTGACAAATTCCCTCACGAGAGCGAGCTGCCGGAAGAGTGGGAGAACAATCGCGAGTCTCTTCTCGTCTTCATGGAGCAG GTGCATCGTGGGATCAAAGGTATGGTGAAGGACCTGCAAGGCCAAGGAATCGCCAACGCCAGCATCGCTGTGGAAGGCATCAGCCACGACATTCGCACAG CGGCTGACGGGGACTACTGGCGCCTGCTGAACCCGGGGGAGTACCGCGTGACAGCGAGGGCGGAGGGCTACAGCATGGTGAGCAAGAAGTGCGAGGTGGGCTATGAGATGGGGGCCACCAGGTGCGACTTCACGCTGGGCCGCACCAACCTGTCCAGAATCCGAGAGATCATGGAGAGATTCAACAAGCAGGCCGGTGTTAAAACGCCCCCCAGGCCGCTGCAAGCTCGGCGGTCCAGAGAGAGACGACTGGGCACTTAA